TCTGGAGCAGGGGGGATAGCACGGTAATCCTACTCTCGTGGGAGAGTATCAGCCCGTGAAGTAAGAATCCTCGACTTCTCCAAAGTCGAGGTAGTTCAATATGGAATTTAAGTCATTACAGGTGAAATATTTTCTATATAGATGGTTAATTTGCATATCTCTTCAAAAAAACGGAAATAAACTTTCTACAATTCTTCTTCAAAAACGAAATCATTTGAACATAATCCCTACAACAAGACAAAAATTAGTATAATTTAAATAATAATAATATAAATAAAAATATAGATGTGAATTTATTGAAACAAAAGAAATAGCAATTATTGTAATTGTAGTAATTATAATTTTAGCAATTGTTGGATTCTTATAAAATGAAAATAAGAAAAGACGTTATTATATTAATTAGCTGCGTAATATTATACTTTGCCAATCAATATTACTTCAAATCATTGGGGGTTTTATTCTTCAATGACCATTTTAATGATTTGATAGCAGTGCCTTTGTATTTTGCAGCGATTAATGTAATACTGTATTATACTTTAGAAAAAGAGGTCAACTCTTTTAAGATATTATTTTTAATGACCATAGTCCTGTCATTTTTAGGTGAGTATGTTTCACTGTATACTAGAAAAGGAAGCGTATTTGACTATTGGGACGTATTATGTTACTTTATAGGGCTCGTAGTGTATTACATAATTAAAAACTATCCAAAAAAAGTTTCAGACTGAAAAGTGATTCAAAGCACTTTTCCTATTTAATCCTACCATACTCATGGTATTCAATATTCCTGAAATTTCCCAAATCATCATCGTAGCTTTTGGCAATATTTGAATACAGCAGTCCAAGGGAATAATTAGCAATGCTTTCAAGTATTGGAATAACAACAACCACATAAATCAAAAAGCCCACATAAGGAATCGCCATTACAAATGATGAAACGAAACCAGCCACAACAAGCAATATAAGCATTACTATTGCCCATTTGATTATGGTAAATATTCCTATTCTTCTAATGTCACCCACCACCTTATTGATCTTTAAGGCTTCAGGCAAACTGTTGAAGTAAGCCAATCTTGCTTTTGCAAAGAACAATAAAAATTCAAAGACAAGATATATGAGAATAATAAGCAGTAGCGCAAAGTTAAGATTTAGAAAAAACTCTATTATTCTATAGTTAAAAATCAGATCTCTGCTTGAAGAGCTCAATAGCTTAAAAGCAATGAGAAATACCGCAGCCGGAACAATCATGTAGACCATTCTTAAAAATATCACCCTGATGGA
Above is a genomic segment from uncultured Methanobrevibacter sp. containing:
- a CDS encoding DUF4013 domain-containing protein is translated as MDLSKIVSYSFKYPFRSIKKMLVICLFFILIAIIPIGLMINNDYVVAIGVIAFFLFVLFVPGYFLSIVRMGSTQSALLPSFNLVNNIYDSIRVIFLRMVYMIVPAAVFLIAFKLLSSSSRDLIFNYRIIEFFLNLNFALLLIILIYLVFEFLLFFAKARLAYFNSLPEALKINKVVGDIRRIGIFTIIKWAIVMLILLVVAGFVSSFVMAIPYVGFLIYVVVVIPILESIANYSLGLLYSNIAKSYDDDLGNFRNIEYHEYGRIK